The nucleotide window tatgtatatatgtatatatacagtggggcaaaaaagtatttagtcaaccaccatttgtgcaggttctcccacttaaaaagatgagagaggcctgtaattttcatcataggtacacttcaactatgacagacaaaatgaaatttaaaaatccagaaaatcacattgtagggattttttatttatttatttgcaaattatggtggaaaataagtatttggtcacctacaaacaagcaagatttctggctctcacagacctgtaacttcttctttaagaggctcctctgtcctccactcgttacctgtattaatggcagctgtttgaacttgttatcagtataaaagacacctgtccacaacctcaaacagtcacactccaaactccactatggccaagaccaaagagctgtcaaaaggacaccagaaacaaaattgtagacctgcaccaggctgggaagactgaatctgcaataggtaagcagcttggtttgaagaaatcaactgtgggagcaattatgaggaaatggaaaacatacaagaccactgataatctccctcgatctggggctccatgcaagatctcatcccgtggggtcaaaatgatcacaagaacggtgagtaaaaatcccagaaccacacggggggacctagtgaatgacctgcagagagctgggaccaaagtaacaaagcctaccatcagtaacacactacgccgccaggaacttaaatcctgcagtgccaaacgtgtccccctgcttaagccagtacatgtccaggcccttctgaagtttgctagagagcatttagatgatccagaagaagattgggagaatgtcatatggtcagatgaaaccaaaatataactttttttgtaaaaactcaactcgtcgtgtttggaggacaaagaatgctgagttgcatccaaagaacaccatacccacatcatgctttggggctgttttctgcaaagggaccaggatgactgatccttgtaaaggaaagaatgaatgcggccatgtatcgtgagattttgagtgaaaaccttccatcagcaagggcattgaagatgaaacatggctgggtctttcagcatgacaatgatcccaaacacaccgcccgggcaacgaaggagtggcttcgtaaggagcatttcaaggtcctggagtgacctAGCAAGTCTCCAGATCTcgaccccatagaaaatctttggagggagttgaaagtttgtgttgcccagcaacagccccaaaacatctaGAGCAGtggctctagaggagatctgcatggaggaatgggccaaaataccagcaacagtgtgtgaaaaccttgtgaagacttacagaaaacatttgacctctgtcattgccaacaaagggtatataacaaagtattgagataaacttttgttattgaccaaatacttattttccaccataatttgcaaatacattaattaaaaaccatacaatgtgattttctggatttatttttctcattttgtctgtcatagttgaagtgtacctctgatgacaattacaggcctctcatctttttaagtgggagaacttgcacaattggtggttgactaaattctttttttgccccactgtatatgcatgtgtgtatggatATATACATTTACCcaaatatgggggattggaaatgatgcagacaattacattggaagcaacattctttccagcaatattaagctgatccactaAACACTTAGTGTACAAAACAGTAGGAACACCTAAATATTGAGTTTTCTatgtcagtctatgtcatggataGATGAGTATATATTTGTGAGCCCGAAATCACTTGTGTTTGATAATTATTAGGAAATGACACCAACCTGAGCATATTCAGAGCAGCTGGGCATGTTTTTGATGAAGATATACACATCATTCACTGTCCACTTCCTAAGGTCTTCAACAGAGGACATATCTTGTCCGTTAAGAAAGAGATTGGGTGGCCCTGatcaaaacaaaagacaaaacatacGGCTCACATCGGCTCACATCTGTCACATCTGTCCTTGTTCATATACATTATAGAAATCAAAGACAGCAGCATAACCCCTGAATGGTTTGATCAAAACAAGACTGGAGAAAGTAGACACTCACCAGGAGGGAACATGTAAGGCATGCCTGGGATAGGTCCACTGGCGGAGGGATACTGGAATGCAGCGCATTGACTGGGCCTGTCTTTGTCGCTGGCGCCACTGTTGCAGTTGGTGGCATCAGGGCAGCCATCTTGACTGTTTATGCAGGCTTTTCGCAGGCCCTGCGCCGCCTCCTTGTAGCTCTTTCTGCCATTCGAGAGCTCTGTGTCCATTTTGGCTTGATGTTGTTTGCCGACTGCCTCCCCTCCCATGTCCATTTTCCCCTCTGCCTCTTTCTCATCTCCAGAGGCACCCCCGGGACTCTGCTCCACGCTCTTGTCCTCCGATTGGCCCTTGTGTCCAGACGCATGGCTCTCTGCACTCCTGTGATTGGTTGCCCTGCGACCAGCCCTGCGGCCCCTCTCCCTCTGCAGCGTGCTGATTGGTGGATAGGGGCTGGAGGACATCAGGAGGTTGTTGGCCTGCATTTCCTCCAGGGTGGTACGGTGGACTAAGAAGTCGTGGCCGTCTGGGAGGCGCTGGCGCCCCCGGAGTGCCATAGCGTTGGACTGGTACATCATGGGCGCATCCATACCCATCAGACCCTTCTGATGGGCGTTCTCCATCTCCTTCTGGTGGAGGATGGCATTCATCTCCATCCTGAAAAACAACCAATGCACACCAATCAGACACAATACATCAAGACATAACAAAATAAACCAGTTAGATATAAATATACACCAACAggacataacaataacaaggctctGTATATATTCAAATCGTATCTGCCAACTGCTCTGTAACATAGTGTATAGAGCAGACCCTTGGTATCAGGTTGAAGGGGGCTATAAAAGGAAGGCTGTGATATCCAAATCCCTATAGTCCATGACGTGTACTTTGACAAGCCCCGTGACAAGCAGCTGCAGGTCAATGTCAGACAATACCTGGCGATATTCTGCTTGTGGATGAGCTCCTGTCGCCGGGCAACTGTCTCCATGGGCTCTGAGGGCATGAAACTGTAACCAACTCCAGGGAAGCCCCTGACAGAAATTCCAGGGTGTGGGGGCATGGGCGGACCCAGGTGACCCCCAATGTGCATCTGCCTGGCCTCGGAAGATACCATCTCCGAGGGTGGAACTAGCTCTCGTTCCATGAAGCGAGGCTCAAACTGGGTGGGCACCCCCTGTATCCTCTGCTGTCCTTGGGCCAGGATCTGAGGAGCCATGGCTATCTGGTTCCTCATTATCATCTCTTGCCTCTGACATAGCTCTGAAACGCAACAAAGTAAACACAATGTTAGATGTGTTACAAGTCTACAGAACTAGGGCCGTACTGACTACTAAGTTTCTACTGACTATGTGACTTGACCAGGAAAAGCTCTGGGCCCAAGTAATTAACTTGGTTAAGGAAAAGTTCCTGACTCCAAGATTGTAAAGCATAAAAATATAGAGTGAATTTTCTAAGCATATCTGAGGATTTGCAAGCTAATACCTATGGCTTTAACTCAGCAGACTAACAAAGTCTTGAAGCATACAGATTCAAACCAGGTGGGTCAGCCTTACCTCCAGCAGACATGCCGTTGACCAGGCGGTACCAATGTTTCTCGTCCAGAGCCCCCTGCTCCCCCATCACTGACATCTTCCTCAGCTGCTCCCTTGGGGTCATGACCCGACCTTTCTGTGGAACCGAGATGAGGAGATTAGTGTATAGATTAGTATATAAAACCAGTGTTTCTCAATCTGTGGCCCGTGGACCGGCACCTGTCTCTGGGATGTTGCTGACTGGATCTCGGCTTGGTTAGCTGACAGCAATTTAGTCTGTTTTCAAGTACTAGTTTTAAATCGGTCTGAAGCACCCTAGCTTACGTATCCCTGGTACAGGAAAGATCACATTTGCCCGGGAACAAAAACAGTTGAGTGGTGGTGAGCAGATTATTGTTTGCTCGGAGAGGGCAACCCTCTTTAAATGGCTTGTAATTTTCCTCTTTCAACACTAGGAGTCACCCATGACTTGTAAATTCAAAGGCCCTCAATGACGATGATGATGCTACACAGTTAATACTCTATGCACGAATGTAGCCTTGATTGGGCAGTGCTCAAAATGTGCCTATTAGTGCCGTAGAAGCAAGAGTGCGAGACGATGGACAAGCAATCACTGATTAAAACCACGTGAAAATGTGTTAATGTATGCCATGTTTGGGCTGACTTTCAATTTCAATAAATCGCAGACTGTCGGCCACACTTGATACACTAAACTTATATCATAGCCCGTAGGTAGACACGCCATAACGTTGTTTTCTGTTCAAGCAGAGGAGTAGTAATGCATTTATCGACTCGGAAAACAGTGAACATAACACGCACCACCCCTTCTACGGGCATGTGGGGGGagggtttttaaaaatgtaacagCCAATAGAAATGGCGCCACTGGAATCCAGCAGATGTTTCGGCTAATACAATATCCTTCAGGCCTCCAAAGGAGGCATGACAACAACGCGATCTGGAGGTATGGTTGCGCGAGACAAGCGCGAATGTAACTGAACAGATAGATATCAAACCTGGGTTGTTGGTCTCAaacaagactgtgttagcctaATGAGCAAAGCTATAGCCA belongs to Oncorhynchus gorbuscha isolate QuinsamMale2020 ecotype Even-year linkage group LG22, OgorEven_v1.0, whole genome shotgun sequence and includes:
- the LOC124010158 gene encoding sterile alpha motif domain-containing protein 7-like, translating into MTPREQLRKMSVMGEQGALDEKHWYRLVNGMSAGELCQRQEMIMRNQIAMAPQILAQGQQRIQGVPTQFEPRFMERELVPPSEMVSSEARQMHIGGHLGPPMPPHPGISVRGFPGVGYSFMPSEPMETVARRQELIHKQNIARMEMNAILHQKEMENAHQKGLMGMDAPMMYQSNAMALRGRQRLPDGHDFLVHRTTLEEMQANNLLMSSSPYPPISTLQRERGRRAGRRATNHRSAESHASGHKGQSEDKSVEQSPGGASGDEKEAEGKMDMGGEAVGKQHQAKMDTELSNGRKSYKEAAQGLRKACINSQDGCPDATNCNSGASDKDRPSQCAAFQYPSASGPIPGMPYMFPPGPPNLFLNGQDMSSVEDLRKWTVNDVYIFIKNMPSCSEYAQTFKDHMIDGETLPFLTEDHLLDTMGLKLGPALKIRSQVSSRLGSMFYMMSLPLSAAAALQATSEKAGGDRSSEISSPVYCNSVEMMGSPCTRDLEGRKPTDPLPETDHPSPPPASSETEASVRGVRVLGPVTQFQVDP